The Synergistaceae bacterium sequence CGGTGGGGACGTGGACAAGGGACTGGACAGGTACAGAGGAAGATCTCTCTCGTCATACAGAAACGGCGTGATGAAGCACTACTCGGCCCTGTACACTCTCTTCGCCCGACTCTAATACGATCCCATGCATTTCAAGCTGGCCGCTGTCGTACTTGCCGCCGGATACTCGAGCCGCATGGGCTTTTTCAAGCCTCTCTCCAGGCTGAAGGGAGTCACGGCCCTTCAGAGGGTGATCATGTCGCTGTTTGAAGCGGGCGTAGAGGATGTACTGGTCGTAACGGGGCACAGGGGCGAGGACGTGGGGCGACTCGCCGCGAGCTGCGGCGCCGAGACAGTGCACAACCCCCTATTCGACCGGGGCATGTTCACCTCGGTGCAGGCGGGCGTCGCGGCCATGCCGGAGGATGCCGGGGCATTCTTCCTCCTGCCGGCGGACATTCCGGCGGTGCGTCCGGCCACTCTTATAAGCATGGCGAACATTGCTTCGCCCGACAGGGTCGTTCACCCGGCCTTCAGGGGGAGACGCGGTCATCCCCCCTTGATCGGCACCTCGCTGATCCCCTTGATTCTGAATCACACCGGGGAGGGAGGGCTTCGCGCCGTCTGGGAGTCGCGGGCCATCACGAACGTGGAGCTGCCCGTGTCCGACCAGGGAGTGCTGATGGACATGGACACAAGGAAGGATTTCGAGCTGATCCTCGTTCGCCTGGAGACTAATTCAACAACCCCTTCGAGAGACGAAAGACTCGCCCTCTGGGAGATGGCGGAGACACCGGAACGGGTCCGTCGTCACTGCGATAGGGTGGCGTCCACCTGTCTCGCGATCGGCATGG is a genomic window containing:
- a CDS encoding NTP transferase domain-containing protein; protein product: MHFKLAAVVLAAGYSSRMGFFKPLSRLKGVTALQRVIMSLFEAGVEDVLVVTGHRGEDVGRLAASCGAETVHNPLFDRGMFTSVQAGVAAMPEDAGAFFLLPADIPAVRPATLISMANIASPDRVVHPAFRGRRGHPPLIGTSLIPLILNHTGEGGLRAVWESRAITNVELPVSDQGVLMDMDTRKDFELILVRLETNSTTPSRDERLALWEMAETPERVRRHCDRVASTCLAIGMALKRRGVEVDLPLLRGAALFHDVCRHREDHVRRGEEFLRTNGFPKMAAVAACHKDLPSRAPVEAAILHLSDKLVKDTGIVTLAERKKQMRAAYGTDADAWASIGRRYAAARRTARMVEKKTGCPLSDILDHLT